One stretch of Daphnia pulicaria isolate SC F1-1A chromosome 8, SC_F0-13Bv2, whole genome shotgun sequence DNA includes these proteins:
- the LOC124311194 gene encoding isovaleryl-CoA dehydrogenase, mitochondrial-like — MASLLFSRVVQNTAQRCQPQRLLPVIYNFSCSQQRQMTHYPIDDITSGLTEEQIQLRKTVFDFLQKELAPKANDIDKMNTFTEMREFYKKCGALGLLGITAKSEYGGSDGGYLDHCIIMEEISRASGAIGLSYGAHSNLCINQISRNGTEEQKHKYLPKLCSGDHMGALAMSEPGSGSDVVSMKLKAEKKGDYYVLNGNKFWITNGPDADVLIIYAKTGAADSKPQHGITAFLVEKDFPGFRTAQKLDKLGMRGSNTCELIFEDCKVPEANILGKLNRGVYVLMSGLESERLVLASGPVGIMQACCDTAFDYAHIRKQFGKRIGEFQLIQGKMADMYTTLSACRSYLYNVARACDRGHASNKDCAGVILYTAEKATLMALDAIQILGGNGYINDYPTGRYLRDAKLYEIGAGTSEVRRSIIGRSLNEEYK, encoded by the exons TTTTCCCGTGTTGTCCAAAATACTGCCCAAAGATGCCAACCTCAAAGATTGCTTCCCgtaatttacaatttttcatgTTCACAGCAGCGTCAAATGACGCATTATCCCATTGATGATATAACCAGTGGATTAACCGAAGAACAGATCCAG CTAAGAAAAACTGTCTTCGACTTCTTGCAGAAAGAACTTGCCCCCAAGGCCAATGATATCGACAAAATGAACACATTCACAGAAATGAGA GAATTCTACAAGAAATGTGGTGCATTGGGATTGTTGGGTATCACTGCCAAGTCAGAATACGGTGGAAGTGATGGAGGCTACTTGGACCATTGTATTATCATGGAAGAAATTTCAAGGGCCTCTGGAGCAATTGGTCTGAGCTATGGAGCTCACTCCAACTTGTGCATCAATCAGATTTCCCGCAACGGAACTGAAGAGCAGAAACATAAATACCTTCCCAAG CTATGCTCTGGGGATCACATGGGAGCTCTAGCAATGTCTGAGCCTGGCTCGGGATCCGACGTCGTTTCTATGAAATTAAAAGCCGAAAAGAAAGGCGACTACTATGTCTTGAATGGAAACAAGTTCTGGATCACTAACGGACCCGACGCTGACGTTCTCATTATCTACGCCAAAACAGGCGCAGCAGATTCAAAACCTCAGCACGGAATTACCGCCTTTCTCGTGGAGAAAGATTTCCCTGGATTTCGCACTGCCCAGAAACTTGATAAACTTGGAATGAGGGGCTCAAATACCTGCGAACTTATTTTTGAAGACTGCAAAGTTCCTGAAGCCAATATTCTCGGCAAGCTTAATCGTGGCGTGTACGTACTCATGAGCGGGCTTGAGTCTGAACGACTTGTACTGGCATCCGGACCTGTTGG TATTATGCAGGCATGTTGCGATACCGCGTTCGACTACGCCCACATCCGTAAACAGTTTGGGAAAAGAATTGGAGAATTCCAATTGATTCAAGGAAAGATGGCAGATATGTACACAACTTTGAGCGCTTGTCGATCCTACCTTTACAACGTAGCTCGAGCGTGCGATCGTGGTCACGCCAGCAACAAAGACTGTGCTGGAGTCATTCTTTACACGGCAGAGAAAGCCACTCTTATGGCTCTCGACGCTATTCAGATCCTAGGTGGTAATGGATACATCAACGATTACCCCACGGGCCGTTATTTGCGAGATGCGAAACTCTATGAAATTGGAGCCGGAACCAGTGAAGTTCGCCGTTCAATTATTGGTAGATCGTTGAACGAGGAatataaatga